The proteins below come from a single Mercenaria mercenaria strain notata unplaced genomic scaffold, MADL_Memer_1 contig_105, whole genome shotgun sequence genomic window:
- the LOC123549158 gene encoding ribonuclease P protein subunit p29-like, with amino-acid sequence MDLYQKVPQTVKDPSDPHKQKTQKREAVTNFLTECLPSKRISAGAIDMLKGKCIILDSTRKKWKPTSKARCRNSLSARDRRKLKVFDIKKDGHKFEEYIPLHRLWQDYMRDILDIPRYASEVAGQKKENNERLLKADYHGCMIVVGKTRCPSLLGLAGIVLMETRNTFKVITKENKIKCLPKMNTLFSFELDGYVFTIHGNQFCSKPTMRVRKKFKFKGPVDI; translated from the exons ATGGATCTGTACCAGAAAGTGCCACAGACAGTAAAGGACCCTTCAGACCCACATAAACAG AAGACACAGAAACGAGAGGCAGTGACCAACTTCCTCACAGAATGTCTGCCAAGCAAGCGAATATCTGCTGGAGCGATTGACATGCTGAAAGGCAAATGTATCATACTTGATTCAACAAGGAAGAAATGGAAACCTACCTCAAAGGCAAGATGTAGAAACAGCCTGTCAGCACGGGATAGAAGAAAActtaaagtgtttgacataaaGAAAGATGGGCATAA ATTTGAAGAGTACATTCCTTTACACAGACTCTGGCAAGATTATATGAGAGACATTCTTGACATACCTAG GTATGCATCAGAAGTTGCAGGTCAGAAGAAAGAGAACAATGAGCGACTTTTGAAGGCAGACTACCATGGCTGTATGATAGTTGTGGGTAAAACTCGATGTCCATCACTTCTAGGCCTGGCGGGAATTGTGTTGATGgaaactagaaatacatttaaagtcatcacaaaagaaaacaaaattaaat GTTTGCCGAAGATGAACacgctgttttcatttgagtTAGATGGCTATGTGTTTACTATACATGGCAACCAGTTTTGTTCAAAACCAACAATGCGTGTGAGAAAGAAGTTCAAATTCAAAGGACCTGTAGACATTTAA